Proteins from a single region of Chloroherpeton thalassium ATCC 35110:
- the tsaB gene encoding tRNA (adenosine(37)-N6)-threonylcarbamoyltransferase complex dimerization subunit type 1 TsaB: protein MKILAIECTAAPLSIAVKNHEPVSLRFSSEWRKTAEQILPLISETLNDAGVLAADLDAVALSAGPGSFTALRIGMSCVKGLCFGLNVPLIMIPTLQAIAEAALSKTQAPIILPVVHSKADEFYSAVAVRTEWETSANSEFSLQNDYGILDELMQSVAQKESSAEIAIVGRNLSRFTENMQPSEQFSFLEADFFNAAALLPIAERLFHAKAFAPINDAVPLYLKEFEAKVSKKTPFV from the coding sequence ATGAAGATTTTAGCAATTGAGTGCACGGCAGCTCCGTTGAGCATTGCTGTGAAAAATCACGAGCCGGTAAGCCTTCGCTTCTCCTCGGAATGGCGAAAAACTGCCGAGCAGATTTTGCCGCTGATTTCCGAGACGCTCAACGATGCAGGCGTTTTGGCAGCGGATCTCGATGCGGTGGCGCTTTCGGCTGGGCCGGGTTCATTTACGGCGCTCCGTATTGGCATGTCGTGCGTCAAGGGATTGTGCTTTGGATTGAACGTGCCGCTCATCATGATTCCAACGCTTCAAGCGATTGCCGAAGCTGCGCTTTCAAAAACCCAAGCGCCAATCATTTTGCCAGTGGTACATTCCAAAGCGGATGAATTTTATTCTGCTGTTGCAGTGCGCACCGAATGGGAAACGAGCGCCAACTCGGAATTTTCCCTGCAAAATGACTATGGCATTTTGGATGAGCTTATGCAAAGCGTTGCGCAAAAAGAAAGTTCAGCAGAAATCGCAATTGTGGGGCGAAACCTTTCGCGCTTTACTGAAAACATGCAGCCAAGCGAGCAATTTTCATTTTTGGAAGCTGATTTTTTCAATGCGGCGGCGCTTTTGCCAATTGCCGAGCGGCTGTTTCACGCAAAAGCGTTTGCGCCAATAAACGATGCCGTGCCGCTTTACTTGAAAGAATTTGAGGCGAAGGTCTCAAAAAAGACGCCATTTGTGTAA
- a CDS encoding NuoI/complex I 23 kDa subunit family protein, giving the protein MHEKNPKFKPTRLNFLERLYLPEVLKGLGYTFRQIFAPIFTTEYPDVKWQPPAVFRGRPVLVERDDKTGERCVACGLCSRVCPPMAISIQAEETELEQERHPATFEINMLRCIYCGYCEEVCPEEAIVMSDEYDITFNNRENAIMDKSKLLVPVARVQKRLDFLKEYKNKVRRPEEQVSNLEV; this is encoded by the coding sequence ATGCACGAAAAAAATCCCAAATTCAAGCCGACGCGCTTAAATTTTTTAGAGCGACTTTATTTGCCGGAAGTTCTCAAAGGGCTTGGTTATACATTTCGCCAGATTTTCGCGCCGATTTTCACGACCGAATATCCCGATGTCAAGTGGCAGCCGCCAGCGGTGTTTCGTGGGCGTCCAGTGCTGGTAGAACGCGACGATAAAACCGGCGAACGCTGCGTGGCATGTGGGCTTTGCTCGCGCGTTTGTCCGCCGATGGCCATTAGCATCCAAGCTGAAGAAACTGAGCTGGAACAAGAACGCCATCCGGCTACGTTTGAAATCAACATGCTACGCTGCATTTATTGCGGTTACTGCGAGGAGGTTTGTCCAGAAGAAGCCATCGTGATGAGCGACGAATACGATATTACTTTCAACAATCGCGAAAATGCGATTATGGATAAATCGAAGCTGTTAGTTCCTGTGGCGCGCGTGCAAAAAAGATTGGACTTTTTGAAGGAATATAAAAACAAGGTTCGCCGACCTGAAGAGCAAGTTTCGAACTTGGAAGTATAA
- the mfd gene encoding transcription-repair coupling factor, with amino-acid sequence MKNTDAAQEAVSVEIEGFSLPSFRQRISESATTRLLVQKCEENAPSVSAQGVYGSLAAILTALMFETLRRPVLLVCNEERVDLFENDLRQLASAKDVCDFVSEPSLTLATLVADPQKITVASTLELQKKVLPKKEALEKQVRLSENEPFGYETLIRFLQENGFDQKDFVESEGDFSVRGSVVDVFSFGAASPVRIEFFGDEPESIRFFDINSQLSKENISSVSIVSNLVAAEDAESECVSLLDYLPANTLVVLDGYDTLRFEDSDAGVLEESEIRADLETFQQVRFHLLSPAEIDFASAVIPKFNSNFAHFSQHVRQAVANEYDILVATKSKKELQELVEFISVAPFEAFESDSQNAPAPEEIILRSLHQNLYEGFQFENTVLYTESDVFGKLHSHKQHRRRKHRKISLRELRALKVGDYIVHEDYGIGVFMGMEKTKVGGSEQECVLVEYDKGDKLFVNIQNLHLLSKYSSAEGKVPTLSKLGSNKWQANKEKIKKRLKDIARNLIAIYAKRKMTKGFACKQDSVWQREFEAAFIFDETPDQMSAIESIKADMEAVAPMDRLICGDAGFGKTEVAMRAAFKAVESGKQVAVLVPTTILAHQHFNTFKLRFQNFPMRVEVLSRFVPKKSQKAVIAEIGEGKVDIVVGTHRIVSKDVKFTDLGLLIIDEEQHFGVAAKEKLREDFPSVDTLVLSATPIPRTLQFSMMGARDLSIISTPPKNRQPVETVIHEFDAEMIKQAIGREIGRGGQVFFLHNRINSISEMYELVKKLFPRARVGVAHGQMPTKELEAVMLDFIQKELDVLVSTAIVGSGLDISNANTMIINRADMFGLSDLYQLRGRVGRSDKKAYAYLFTPPLSTLKQDALQRLAVIEAYTELGSGFSVAMRDLDIRGAGNLLGAEQSGFIFDLGFDVYQKILEEAVSELKSTEFQNIFAESERLKLQPKKPCEVIFFFDALIPAYYVESASERFALYEKLSKANTYEALGKLAAELNDRFGKMPEECQSLFDVGVLRILGTELELQRLEISETKTAVFLPEGENKAFYEGKKFEVILASVQSDWLAKFNPQFSNEKKLKIILSFAENMKKRPQKALNEIIDVMKKMKALVEEQEG; translated from the coding sequence ATGAAAAATACGGATGCCGCCCAAGAGGCCGTTTCAGTTGAGATAGAGGGTTTTTCGTTGCCGAGCTTTCGGCAGCGCATTTCGGAGTCCGCGACGACGCGGCTCTTGGTTCAAAAATGTGAGGAGAACGCGCCGAGCGTTTCGGCGCAGGGCGTCTACGGGTCGCTGGCTGCGATTTTGACCGCGCTGATGTTCGAGACGCTTCGCCGTCCGGTGTTGCTGGTTTGCAACGAGGAGCGCGTTGATTTGTTTGAAAACGATTTGCGCCAACTCGCGAGCGCAAAGGACGTTTGCGATTTCGTCTCCGAGCCGTCGCTTACGCTGGCCACGCTTGTCGCCGACCCGCAAAAAATCACGGTCGCCTCCACGCTTGAACTTCAAAAAAAGGTATTGCCCAAAAAAGAAGCGTTGGAAAAACAGGTTCGGCTGTCCGAAAACGAGCCGTTCGGCTACGAGACGCTCATTCGGTTTTTGCAAGAAAACGGGTTTGACCAAAAAGATTTTGTCGAAAGCGAAGGCGATTTTTCGGTGCGCGGATCGGTGGTGGATGTGTTTTCGTTCGGCGCGGCCTCGCCCGTTCGCATCGAGTTTTTTGGCGACGAGCCGGAATCCATCCGCTTTTTTGATATTAATTCGCAGCTTTCCAAAGAAAATATTTCGTCCGTTTCCATCGTCTCGAATTTGGTTGCTGCCGAAGATGCCGAATCGGAATGCGTTTCCCTGCTGGATTATTTGCCCGCAAACACGCTCGTCGTTTTGGACGGCTACGACACGCTTCGCTTTGAGGACAGCGACGCCGGCGTTTTGGAGGAATCGGAAATTCGCGCCGATTTGGAGACTTTTCAACAAGTCCGTTTTCATCTGTTAAGTCCGGCGGAGATCGATTTTGCTTCGGCGGTGATTCCCAAATTCAATTCCAATTTTGCGCATTTTTCGCAGCATGTCCGCCAAGCGGTGGCAAATGAATATGACATTTTGGTGGCGACGAAGTCCAAAAAAGAGCTTCAGGAACTTGTTGAATTTATTTCCGTCGCGCCGTTTGAAGCGTTTGAATCGGACTCGCAAAACGCGCCCGCGCCAGAGGAAATCATTCTTCGTTCCCTTCATCAAAATCTTTATGAGGGATTTCAGTTTGAAAACACCGTGCTTTATACCGAGTCGGATGTTTTCGGAAAGTTGCATTCGCACAAGCAGCATCGGCGGCGCAAGCATCGCAAGATTTCGCTGCGTGAATTGCGGGCGCTGAAGGTCGGCGACTACATCGTCCATGAGGATTACGGCATCGGCGTGTTTATGGGCATGGAGAAAACCAAAGTCGGCGGCTCGGAGCAAGAATGCGTGCTGGTGGAGTACGACAAGGGCGACAAGCTTTTTGTCAATATTCAAAATCTGCATTTGCTTTCGAAATATTCGTCGGCGGAAGGTAAAGTCCCGACGCTCTCCAAGCTCGGCAGCAACAAGTGGCAGGCGAACAAGGAGAAAATCAAGAAGCGCCTCAAGGACATCGCCCGCAACCTGATTGCGATTTACGCCAAACGAAAAATGACGAAGGGCTTTGCCTGCAAGCAAGATTCGGTGTGGCAGCGCGAGTTTGAGGCCGCGTTTATTTTTGACGAAACGCCCGACCAAATGTCCGCCATCGAGTCCATCAAAGCCGACATGGAAGCCGTTGCGCCGATGGACAGGCTCATTTGCGGCGATGCCGGTTTCGGCAAAACCGAAGTGGCGATGCGAGCGGCGTTCAAGGCGGTCGAGTCCGGCAAGCAGGTCGCCGTGCTTGTGCCGACGACGATTTTGGCGCACCAGCATTTCAACACGTTCAAGCTGCGTTTTCAAAATTTCCCGATGCGCGTTGAGGTCTTGAGCCGTTTCGTGCCGAAAAAATCGCAAAAAGCGGTGATTGCGGAAATTGGTGAAGGGAAAGTGGACATCGTGGTCGGGACGCATCGGATTGTTTCGAAGGATGTAAAATTTACCGATTTGGGCTTGCTCATCATCGATGAGGAACAGCATTTCGGCGTGGCGGCAAAGGAAAAATTGCGCGAGGATTTCCCGTCGGTCGACACGCTCGTGCTTTCGGCGACGCCGATTCCGCGCACGCTGCAATTTTCCATGATGGGCGCACGCGACCTTTCCATCATCTCCACGCCGCCGAAAAATCGCCAGCCCGTTGAGACCGTCATTCACGAGTTCGATGCGGAAATGATTAAGCAGGCGATCGGCAGAGAAATCGGGCGCGGCGGGCAGGTGTTCTTTTTGCACAATCGAATTAATTCGATTTCGGAGATGTATGAGTTGGTGAAAAAGCTCTTTCCGCGAGCGCGGGTCGGCGTGGCGCACGGGCAAATGCCGACGAAGGAATTGGAAGCGGTGATGCTGGATTTTATTCAAAAGGAATTGGATGTGCTGGTCTCGACCGCGATTGTCGGCTCGGGCTTGGACATTTCGAACGCGAACACGATGATCATCAACCGCGCCGATATGTTCGGGCTGTCGGATTTGTATCAGCTTCGCGGGCGCGTAGGTCGGTCGGACAAAAAAGCTTATGCGTACCTTTTCACGCCGCCGCTTTCCACGCTGAAGCAAGACGCCTTGCAGCGCCTCGCCGTCATTGAGGCCTATACGGAACTCGGCTCGGGCTTCAGCGTCGCCATGCGCGATTTGGACATTCGCGGCGCGGGCAATTTGCTCGGCGCGGAGCAATCGGGCTTCATCTTCGATTTGGGATTTGATGTCTATCAGAAAATTTTGGAGGAAGCGGTTTCGGAACTCAAATCCACCGAGTTCCAAAATATTTTCGCCGAATCCGAACGCTTGAAGCTTCAACCGAAAAAGCCGTGCGAGGTGATTTTTTTCTTCGACGCGCTGATTCCGGCTTATTATGTAGAGTCGGCGTCGGAGCGTTTTGCGCTCTATGAAAAGCTCTCCAAAGCGAACACTTACGAGGCACTCGGCAAACTCGCCGCCGAGCTAAACGACCGTTTCGGCAAGATGCCCGAAGAGTGTCAAAGCCTGTTTGATGTCGGCGTTCTGCGAATTTTAGGCACGGAATTGGAACTGCAACGGCTTGAAATTTCGGAAACGAAAACTGCCGTATTTTTGCCGGAAGGCGAAAACAAAGCCTTTTACGAGGGCAAAAAGTTCGAGGTGATTTTGGCGTCGGTGCAATCCGATTGGCTCGCCAAATTCAACCCGCAATTCAGCAATGAGAAAAAGCTGAAAATTATTCTTTCGTTTGCCGAGAACATGAAAAAACGCCCGCAAAAAGCGCTGAACGAGATCATTGATGTGATGAAAAAAATGAAAGCGTTGGTGGAAGAGCAAGAAGGATAA
- a CDS encoding DnaJ C-terminal domain-containing protein — translation MNRNYYDILGVQKSATEEEIKKAYRKLAVKYHPDKNAGNKEAEENFKAVNEAYEVLSDPEKRKMYDRFGKDWKHYKEAGPQARDFDRSQFSGKRRQNAYSNAGHEEFFSGDGGESFFDSFFGSGFGGRGRKAQAFRGQDITAEINITLKDAYNGTEQLFKVGSQTIKLKIKPGIKDKEVLRLAGQGAPSPNSGQKGDLLLTVNILPDDTFERKGNDLHCQIPVDLYTAILGGKVNVKTFKGTVKLDIPKESDNGMKLRLGGLGMPDYDLQGKYGDLIATVSVQLPQRLTKKEIALFKELAALRQ, via the coding sequence ATATCATCCCGATAAAAACGCGGGAAATAAAGAAGCAGAGGAAAACTTCAAGGCCGTCAACGAAGCCTACGAAGTTTTGAGCGACCCGGAAAAGCGCAAAATGTATGACCGCTTCGGAAAAGATTGGAAGCATTATAAAGAAGCCGGACCTCAAGCACGCGATTTTGATAGGTCGCAGTTTAGCGGCAAACGACGTCAAAATGCGTATTCGAACGCTGGTCATGAGGAATTTTTCAGTGGCGACGGTGGAGAAAGTTTTTTTGATAGTTTTTTTGGCTCAGGATTTGGCGGACGCGGTAGAAAAGCACAGGCGTTTCGCGGACAAGACATAACCGCGGAAATTAACATCACGCTCAAAGACGCTTATAACGGAACCGAGCAACTTTTTAAAGTTGGTTCGCAAACCATCAAGTTGAAAATTAAGCCGGGCATTAAAGACAAGGAAGTTCTCCGGCTGGCCGGACAAGGCGCTCCCAGTCCGAATAGCGGCCAGAAAGGCGATTTGCTCCTAACAGTTAATATTCTGCCGGATGATACTTTTGAGCGTAAGGGAAACGACCTGCATTGCCAAATTCCGGTGGACTTATACACGGCGATTTTGGGCGGAAAGGTTAATGTCAAGACGTTTAAAGGAACGGTCAAGTTGGATATTCCAAAAGAATCAGACAATGGCATGAAGTTGCGCTTGGGCGGTTTGGGAATGCCGGATTACGATTTGCAAGGCAAATACGGCGACCTGATCGCAACGGTTTCTGTTCAGCTGCCGCAACGCTTAACAAAGAAGGAAATCGCCTTATTCAAAGAGCTTGCGGCACTTAGACAATAA
- a CDS encoding transposase, with protein MTPFNSHPPNRLTKTLDAISNAVDWDKVLKFLDEHSVEDSIVKLPPEKLLRNMKFVFLQHIYDLADYDLIELINDRISFKIFFGLEPDDDFEDDEASAAFRELLLEKRLYTPLINFIWASLEISGFSIEKGVIMDARIRDTETPAPKPPDTPHEPAKHPSPELHISYDTVQKMIRGEIAQPFETYALQMQLHQAQKDVRSGALSLDEATENLYKLCALVLTKKKPAEKSPTPPASPAPKTTTPHALPQKVNHDLLRKLILGEVHYHFKHYALQMQLHQSQKEVRNGVISLDEATDNLYELCKRLLTKQLPAHKPQVEHALPPAKEPPATFKINREILEKMIRGELNQNFKHYALQMQLHQAKKEVGSGSCSIDEAVEKLYDLCKHVLVHKPYDELTHETHDTHETHPLPQHRKLPDINRVEWKKLVTGELEHQFRNYVLQVQLHQTKKEVRSGKLSVERAVQNLYNLCLRVPLAVQTDFKQIFKEW; from the coding sequence ATGACACCGTTTAATAGCCATCCCCCCAATAGACTCACCAAAACGCTTGATGCAATTAGCAATGCGGTTGATTGGGACAAAGTGCTAAAATTTTTAGACGAGCATTCTGTTGAAGACTCAATCGTGAAACTTCCACCTGAAAAGCTGCTGCGAAACATGAAGTTCGTGTTCCTACAGCATATTTACGATCTTGCCGACTATGACTTAATCGAACTCATCAACGATCGGATCTCTTTTAAGATCTTTTTTGGACTTGAGCCTGATGATGATTTTGAAGATGATGAGGCTTCAGCTGCGTTTCGAGAGCTGCTTCTTGAAAAAAGGCTGTACACGCCTCTGATTAATTTTATATGGGCATCTCTTGAAATCAGCGGCTTTTCGATTGAAAAAGGTGTTATTATGGATGCGCGAATACGCGACACCGAGACACCTGCGCCAAAACCACCCGACACGCCCCACGAACCAGCAAAGCACCCATCACCTGAATTGCATATTAGTTATGACACCGTTCAAAAGATGATTCGCGGTGAAATTGCGCAGCCATTTGAAACCTATGCGCTACAAATGCAGTTGCATCAAGCTCAAAAAGATGTTCGCAGCGGCGCGCTTTCTTTGGACGAAGCCACGGAAAATCTGTATAAACTCTGCGCTTTGGTGCTAACGAAAAAAAAGCCGGCGGAAAAAAGCCCTACGCCGCCAGCCAGCCCGGCACCAAAAACAACCACACCTCATGCTTTACCACAGAAAGTCAACCATGACCTTTTGAGAAAGCTGATTCTGGGCGAAGTTCACTATCACTTCAAGCATTATGCGCTTCAGATGCAACTGCATCAATCCCAAAAAGAAGTCCGCAACGGCGTGATTTCCTTAGACGAAGCAACAGACAACCTTTATGAGCTTTGCAAGCGCTTGCTGACGAAACAGTTGCCGGCTCATAAACCGCAAGTCGAACACGCCTTGCCACCAGCAAAAGAGCCGCCAGCCACATTCAAAATCAACCGCGAGATCCTTGAAAAAATGATTCGCGGCGAGCTCAACCAAAACTTCAAGCATTATGCACTTCAAATGCAATTGCATCAAGCGAAAAAAGAAGTTGGCTCGGGCAGTTGCTCAATCGACGAAGCCGTTGAAAAGCTCTACGATCTTTGCAAGCATGTACTTGTGCACAAGCCATACGACGAGCTCACGCACGAAACCCACGACACGCACGAAACGCATCCGCTTCCGCAACATAGAAAATTACCCGACATCAACCGGGTTGAATGGAAAAAGTTAGTTACGGGGGAATTGGAACATCAATTTAGAAATTATGTTTTGCAGGTGCAGCTACACCAAACTAAAAAAGAAGTTCGCAGCGGAAAGCTCTCGGTTGAACGCGCTGTTCAAAATTTATACAATTTATGCCTAAGGGTTCCCTTAGCGGTTCAAACAGATTTCAAACAAATTTTTAAAGAGTGGTAA
- a CDS encoding N-acetylmuramoyl-L-alanine amidase family protein — MKNKIAAHAQPAFAEGVFSTGDCDKKQHNLALLTLFLFLTLLLLLPQNALAGETISVSVTLENKQVYTKKIALYSVGNLKMVAVSELCDALRLSNTQSLADLVVTAKPESQREFCTFRPLNHFAVIRSMEGSKPAHVLQLGVAPAMIGGTIYLPPAQVARLFSSWQGLKFEYNLVTKIFTADFSQKLSASIAKSPTPPSLSEKDEKESLTLDEQDKVDTRFTIPKFSIDEKANGAIIRIYCTRPEVEYEFIRPNKNGVAYLTFRNAVGDIKNLTQTFSTGLLKEVTAFALRSGGLQLTLNFNTKRYKIKSTECKRDEKSDDFLVHVLSDVDVSEIYKTEKEKEIKALLQEDRERWKLDVIALDAGHGGKDPGAIGYSGTYEKNVVLGVVMELGKLINQYWPDVKVVYTRKTDDFIELDERGRIANQQNAKLFVSVHCNASRNQRVSGVEVYMLGLHKTDAALRVAERENAVILQEDDYKDRYKDFTDENLIMITMAQSAFSYQSQKLADLINRNIQERTKQAGRGVKQAGFMVLWTPSMPSVLVEAGYITNPREERFLKSKEGQLRVARAIFEGLKKYRSDYEAQLKAR, encoded by the coding sequence TTGAAAAATAAGATCGCGGCGCACGCCCAGCCGGCCTTTGCTGAAGGCGTTTTTTCCACAGGCGATTGCGACAAAAAGCAACACAACTTGGCGCTCCTCACCCTATTCCTTTTTCTTACACTTTTACTTCTTTTACCGCAAAACGCATTGGCGGGCGAAACCATCAGCGTTTCGGTCACTTTAGAAAACAAGCAGGTTTATACAAAAAAAATCGCGCTTTATAGCGTCGGAAATCTGAAAATGGTGGCGGTTTCAGAACTTTGCGACGCCTTGCGGCTTTCGAACACGCAAAGCTTGGCCGATTTGGTCGTCACGGCAAAACCGGAAAGTCAGCGCGAGTTTTGCACGTTTAGGCCGCTTAATCATTTTGCCGTGATTCGCTCGATGGAAGGCAGCAAACCTGCACACGTGTTGCAACTTGGTGTTGCGCCAGCTATGATTGGCGGCACGATTTATCTTCCGCCGGCGCAAGTTGCTCGGCTTTTTTCATCGTGGCAAGGGCTAAAATTTGAATACAATTTGGTAACCAAAATTTTTACGGCTGACTTTTCGCAAAAACTTTCGGCCTCGATTGCAAAATCACCTACGCCGCCCAGCCTTTCAGAAAAAGATGAAAAGGAAAGCTTAACGCTCGACGAACAAGACAAAGTCGATACGCGATTTACGATTCCAAAATTCAGCATCGATGAAAAAGCAAACGGCGCAATTATCCGCATTTATTGCACGCGCCCAGAGGTCGAATATGAATTCATCCGCCCGAATAAAAACGGGGTCGCGTATTTGACTTTCCGAAACGCCGTTGGCGATATCAAAAACCTAACGCAGACTTTTAGCACAGGATTACTAAAGGAAGTGACTGCGTTTGCGTTGCGTTCCGGCGGCTTGCAACTGACGCTGAACTTTAACACGAAACGCTACAAGATTAAATCGACCGAATGCAAACGCGACGAAAAAAGCGATGATTTTCTGGTGCATGTTCTCAGCGATGTGGATGTTTCGGAAATTTACAAGACGGAAAAAGAGAAGGAAATCAAAGCGCTGCTGCAAGAAGATCGCGAACGATGGAAACTGGACGTTATCGCACTCGACGCAGGCCATGGCGGGAAAGATCCTGGCGCGATTGGCTATTCTGGCACGTACGAAAAAAATGTGGTGCTCGGCGTGGTGATGGAACTTGGGAAATTGATAAACCAATATTGGCCAGATGTGAAAGTGGTTTATACCCGAAAAACAGACGACTTTATCGAGCTCGACGAGCGAGGAAGAATTGCCAACCAGCAAAATGCCAAGCTTTTTGTGAGCGTGCATTGCAATGCGAGCCGCAATCAGCGAGTTTCAGGTGTGGAAGTCTATATGCTCGGCTTGCATAAAACCGATGCGGCACTTCGCGTGGCTGAGCGCGAAAACGCCGTTATTTTGCAAGAAGATGATTACAAGGATCGCTATAAAGATTTCACTGACGAGAACCTGATTATGATCACCATGGCACAAAGTGCGTTTTCGTATCAGTCGCAGAAACTGGCTGATTTGATCAATAGAAATATCCAAGAAAGAACGAAACAGGCTGGCAGAGGTGTTAAACAAGCTGGATTTATGGTGCTTTGGACGCCTTCAATGCCAAGCGTTTTGGTTGAGGCTGGCTACATTACCAATCCTCGCGAAGAGCGTTTCCTAAAATCTAAAGAAGGCCAGCTACGAGTGGCTCGCGCTATTTTTGAAGGCCTCAAAAAATATCGATCGGATTATGAAGCGCAATTAAAAGCGCGGTAA
- the rsfS gene encoding ribosome silencing factor: MEIKTSLRKESHFNAAPTGQFIHAVATSSSQPSAHLSSEAELLARRAAELAFSKKGYDVVIMDLRKVAEMTDFFVICTADSDTQVKAVADAIIEGLHEDGEKPYHVEGTHELSWVLIDYVDVVIHVFLKETRSFYSLEKLWGDAEFERIKDPVL; encoded by the coding sequence ATGGAAATAAAAACATCACTTCGAAAAGAATCTCATTTTAACGCCGCCCCAACCGGACAATTTATTCACGCCGTAGCCACATCATCCAGCCAGCCATCAGCACATCTTAGTAGCGAGGCCGAACTGCTTGCGCGGCGAGCCGCTGAACTGGCTTTTTCCAAAAAAGGCTATGATGTTGTGATCATGGATTTGCGCAAGGTCGCTGAGATGACCGATTTTTTTGTGATTTGCACCGCCGATTCTGATACGCAGGTCAAAGCTGTTGCCGACGCGATCATTGAAGGGCTGCACGAAGATGGCGAAAAGCCTTATCATGTGGAAGGCACTCACGAACTCAGTTGGGTTTTGATTGATTATGTGGATGTTGTGATTCACGTATTTCTGAAGGAAACGCGAAGTTTTTACAGCCTTGAAAAGCTTTGGGGCGACGCTGAATTTGAGCGCATCAAAGACCCCGTGCTTTAG
- a CDS encoding DUF6976 family protein, whose product MQKKLYTLAEVTEFILQGAKLVISADESLLDQLPAGNWIGGTIPYFMTEQGGSFSKDKLFVDDLSAYGLEVSFKAYDETDIQTITKSSFENGFTILILPAGSKVHESFSLNSMSYKDIFFKPITGYVSGFDLNLLGSATAKTYLGKAQMKYEDKGVAMHVKLPDDQFAKIEIFNLMEIDESSDVITFPETGFLQKSCMVNGKATNLAEYLSNLNYAAGLPLIANCQGALINRSIEKLDMDNKTVLFYAPVFSDEVYRLAKPVTNYHEEFQKRIEIYADENVIYSVLCVVYYMVGELENKKLPVSGSFTFGEVGYQLLNQTLVYLTLSNSH is encoded by the coding sequence ATGCAAAAAAAGCTATATACACTTGCAGAAGTGACGGAGTTTATTCTGCAAGGCGCTAAATTAGTCATTTCTGCCGATGAAAGCTTGTTGGATCAACTCCCTGCTGGCAATTGGATCGGCGGTACAATTCCCTACTTTATGACCGAACAAGGCGGCTCATTTTCAAAAGATAAACTCTTTGTCGATGACTTAAGCGCTTACGGACTTGAAGTATCATTCAAAGCGTATGACGAAACTGATATTCAAACTATCACTAAAAGTAGTTTTGAAAATGGCTTCACCATTTTAATTCTCCCTGCTGGCTCTAAGGTTCACGAATCATTCAGCCTCAACTCGATGAGCTATAAGGACATTTTCTTTAAGCCCATCACAGGCTATGTTTCTGGTTTCGATTTGAATTTGTTAGGCTCAGCGACGGCAAAAACATACCTTGGAAAGGCGCAAATGAAGTATGAAGATAAAGGCGTAGCCATGCACGTGAAGCTGCCTGACGATCAATTTGCCAAAATTGAAATTTTTAATTTGATGGAAATTGACGAAAGCTCCGACGTAATCACTTTTCCCGAGACAGGCTTCTTACAAAAAAGCTGCATGGTAAATGGCAAAGCAACCAACTTGGCAGAATATTTATCGAACTTGAATTACGCGGCTGGCCTCCCGCTCATTGCCAATTGCCAAGGCGCTTTGATCAATCGCAGCATAGAAAAGCTCGATATGGACAACAAAACAGTGCTTTTCTATGCGCCTGTTTTCAGCGATGAAGTGTATCGGTTGGCAAAGCCCGTAACCAACTATCATGAGGAATTCCAGAAAAGAATTGAAATTTACGCAGACGAAAACGTGATCTACTCGGTGCTTTGCGTGGTTTATTATATGGTTGGCGAGCTTGAAAACAAAAAACTGCCGGTTTCTGGCTCGTTCACTTTTGGCGAAGTCGGCTACCAATTGCTGAACCAAACGCTTGTTTATTTAACCCTGAGCAACTCTCACTAA
- the tsaE gene encoding tRNA (adenosine(37)-N6)-threonylcarbamoyltransferase complex ATPase subunit type 1 TsaE, with protein sequence MKEFLSRSAEETRGRAREFAETLQRGDIVLLVGTLGAGKTEFVRGICDVFHCTASVSSPTFTLLNIYEGVSKGSAISLYHFDLYRIESETELPAIGFDEYLFGDGVSIVEWADRFPRFFPKQAITVQIEPCGENERRVVISGGKSRF encoded by the coding sequence ATGAAAGAATTTTTATCGCGTTCAGCTGAAGAAACGCGTGGCCGAGCGCGCGAGTTTGCCGAAACGCTTCAGCGTGGAGATATTGTGTTGCTGGTTGGAACGCTCGGTGCAGGTAAAACCGAATTTGTGCGTGGCATTTGCGATGTGTTTCATTGTACAGCCAGCGTAAGCAGCCCGACTTTTACGCTGCTCAATATTTATGAAGGCGTCTCAAAAGGCTCTGCGATATCGCTTTACCATTTTGATTTGTATCGGATTGAGTCAGAAACCGAACTTCCGGCCATCGGCTTTGACGAGTATCTTTTCGGCGATGGCGTTTCCATTGTGGAATGGGCAGACCGTTTCCCACGTTTTTTTCCGAAACAGGCGATTACCGTTCAAATTGAGCCCTGTGGCGAAAATGAGCGGCGCGTTGTAATTTCTGGCGGCAAATCGCGGTTTTGA